From Oreochromis niloticus isolate F11D_XX linkage group LG14, O_niloticus_UMD_NMBU, whole genome shotgun sequence, one genomic window encodes:
- the LOC100699728 gene encoding dehydrogenase/reductase SDR family member 11 has product MERWQGRVALVTGASVGIGAAIAVELVRLGMKVVGCARDVGKIQKLAAECQSAGHPGVLVPFKCDLSKEEEILSMFAAIKEQHKGVDVCINNAGLAHPEQLLNGKTNSWKNMMNVNVLALSICTREAYQSMKERNVDDGHIINLNSVCGHHVLPVADLHFYTATKYAVTALTEGLRQELRAEKTHIRATCISPGLVDTEFASRLHSDNPEKKDGIYAAYKSLEAKDIVSAIAYVLSAPPHVQIGDIHIEAV; this is encoded by the exons ATGGAGCGCTGGCAGGGAAGAGTGGCTCTGGTGACCGGCGCCTCGGTTGGGATTGGGGCGGCTATAGCGGTAGAGCTGGTCCGGCTCGGTATGAAAGTGGTGGGCTGCGCCAGGGACGTCGGGAAAATCCAG aaacTGGCAGCAGAGTGTCAGAGCGCCGGCCACCCTGGTGTTTTGGTCCCATTCAAGTGTGACTTGAGCAAAGAGGAAGAGATTCTGTCCATGTTCGCAGCGATCAAGGAGCAGCACAAAGGTGTGGACGTGTGCATCAACAACGCTGGCTTGGCTCACCCAGAGCAGCTCCTAAACGGCAAAACCAACAGCTGGAAGAACATGATGAAT GTGAACGTTCTTGCACTGAGCATCTGCACACGGGAAGCTTATCAGTCAATGAAAGAGAGAAACGTGGACGATGGGCACATTATAAATCTCAACAG CGTGTGTGGACATCACGTCTTACCTGTTGCTGATCTGCATTTCTACACTGCCACCAAGTATGCTGTGACTGCTCTGACTGAGGGCCTGAGACAGGAGCTGCGTGCTGAAAAGACCCATATCCGAGCCACG tgcatttcTCCTGGTTTAGTGGACACAGAATTTGCATCACGGCTCCACAGTGACAATCCCGAGAAAAAAGATGGGATATATGCTGCGTATAAG TCTTTGGAAGCAAAAGATATCGTCAGTGCTATCGCATATGTGCTCAGTGCCCCTCCTCATGTTCAG ATTGGAGACATTCACATTGAAGCTGTGTAG
- the LOC100699992 gene encoding glutathione S-transferase omega-1 encodes MSAEKCLAKGSAAPGPVPKGYIRVYSMRFCPFAQRARLVLKAKGIKHEIINVHLADKPEWYLKKNPFGIVPTLETPAGEVIYESPITCEYLDEVYPEKQLLPSSPFAKAQQRMMLEYFSKMIGYFYRIPSGRKNGQDVSGLEAELKEKLSKLNEDLVNKKTKFFGGDSITMIDYMMWPWFERLEVFELQHCLDGTPELKMWTERMLEDPAVKATIHSIDAHKAFFKSYVEGKPDYDYGL; translated from the exons ATGTCTGCTGAAAAGTGTCTCGCTAAAG GTAGCGCTGCACCTGGCCCAGTCCCTAAAGGGTACATCAGAGTTTACAGCATGAGGTTCTGCCCTTTTGCCCAGAGGGCCAGATTAGTGCTGAAAGCCAAAGGAATCAA gcATGAAATCATAAATGTCCATCTGGCAGACAAGCCAGAGTGGTACCTTAAAAAGAATCCATTTGGGATTGTCCCGACACTGGAGACACCTGCTGGTGAGGTGATATATGAGTCACCGATCACCTGTGAATACTTGGATGAAGTTTACCCTGAAAAGCAGCTGCTTCCTTCTTCTCCTTTTGCTAAAGCTCAGCAAAGAATGATGTTGGAGTATTTTTCCAAA ATGATAGGATACTTTTACAGGATCCCATCAGGGAGAAAGAATGGTCAGGATGTCTCAGGACTGGAAGCTGAACTGAAAGAAAAGCTTTCCAAATTGAATGAG GACCTTGTTAACAAGAAGACCAAGTTTTTTGGTGGTGATTCCATAACAATGATTGACTACATGATGTGGCCGTGGTTTGAGAGACTGGAGGTCTTTGAGCTGCAACA CTGTCTGGATGGCACACCTGAGCTGAAGATGTGGACAGAGCGCATGCTGGAAGATCCAGCTGTCAAAGCCACCATACACAGCATAGACGCCCACAAGGCCTTCTTCAAGTCCTACGTTGAAGGAAAACCAGACTATGACTATGGCCTGTAG